One genomic region from Caldibacillus debilis DSM 16016 encodes:
- the glmS gene encoding glutamine--fructose-6-phosphate transaminase (isomerizing) has product MCGIVGYIGTDDSKEILLRGLEKLEYRGYDSAGIALLNQEGIHIFKEKGRIQDLRRVVDPAIQAGVGIGHTRWATHGKPSKTNAHPHQSASGRFVIVHNGVIENYEQLKNEYLADVPLQSDTDTEVVVQLVERFANEGLPAFDAFRRTLKLLKGSYAFALLDKEDKETIYVAKNKSPLLVGLGDGFKVVASDAMAMLQLTNQFVELMDQETVIVRKDHIEIYALDGTKIERKPFTAQLDASDIEKGTYPHYMLKEIEEQPLVIRKIIQAYRNERGELAVDPEIQRALHEADRIYIIACGTSYHAGLVGKHYLEKLAKIPAEVHLSSEFAYQMPLISEKPLFIFISQSGETADSRAVLVKVKELGYPALTITNVPGSTLSREADYTLLLHAGPEIAVASTKAYTAQLAVLAVLAEVIAKSRSRQSGVDMARELGIVANAMETVCGSKDEFEQIAREYLDSAQNAFFIGRTLDYAVCLEGALKLKEISYIHAEGFAAGELKHGPIALIEDGTPVFALATQASVNLNIRGNVKEVVARGANPCIISMDGLVQDGDRFVLPEVHPLLTPLISVIPLQYIAYYAALHRGCDVDKPRNLAKSVTVE; this is encoded by the coding sequence ATGTGCGGAATCGTCGGTTACATCGGAACGGATGATTCGAAAGAAATTTTGCTGAGAGGCTTGGAGAAGCTCGAATACCGGGGCTATGACTCGGCGGGGATCGCCCTGTTAAATCAGGAAGGCATCCATATTTTCAAAGAAAAGGGGCGGATTCAAGATCTGCGCCGGGTGGTCGACCCCGCCATCCAAGCCGGCGTCGGAATCGGGCATACCCGGTGGGCGACCCATGGAAAACCGAGCAAAACGAACGCCCATCCCCATCAAAGCGCCTCCGGGAGATTCGTCATCGTCCATAACGGGGTGATCGAAAACTACGAGCAGTTAAAGAACGAATATTTGGCGGATGTGCCGTTACAAAGTGATACGGATACGGAAGTGGTCGTGCAGCTCGTCGAACGTTTCGCCAATGAGGGGCTTCCGGCATTTGACGCTTTCCGCCGGACGTTGAAGCTGTTGAAAGGTTCCTACGCCTTTGCCTTGCTGGATAAGGAAGACAAGGAGACCATTTATGTGGCCAAAAATAAAAGCCCGCTCCTTGTCGGACTGGGCGACGGCTTCAAGGTGGTCGCTTCGGACGCGATGGCCATGCTGCAGCTGACGAACCAATTTGTGGAGCTGATGGATCAAGAAACGGTCATCGTGCGGAAAGATCACATCGAAATTTACGCGTTGGACGGGACGAAAATCGAGCGAAAACCGTTTACGGCCCAGCTGGATGCCTCCGATATCGAAAAGGGGACGTATCCGCATTATATGTTAAAAGAAATTGAGGAACAGCCTTTGGTCATCCGCAAAATCATCCAAGCATACCGGAACGAACGGGGGGAACTGGCCGTCGATCCGGAAATCCAGCGGGCGCTCCATGAGGCGGACCGGATCTATATCATCGCCTGCGGCACGAGTTACCACGCCGGATTGGTCGGAAAGCACTATTTGGAAAAACTGGCGAAAATTCCGGCCGAAGTGCATCTGTCCAGCGAATTCGCTTATCAAATGCCGCTTATTTCCGAGAAACCCTTGTTCATCTTTATTTCCCAAAGCGGGGAAACCGCGGACAGCCGCGCCGTCCTGGTGAAAGTGAAAGAGCTCGGCTACCCGGCGCTGACGATCACCAACGTGCCCGGCTCCACCCTGTCCCGGGAAGCGGACTATACCCTGCTTTTGCATGCCGGACCGGAGATCGCCGTCGCTTCGACCAAGGCATATACCGCCCAGCTGGCCGTTCTTGCCGTGCTCGCTGAAGTGATCGCCAAAAGCCGTTCGCGGCAAAGCGGCGTGGATATGGCCCGGGAACTGGGCATCGTGGCCAACGCGATGGAAACGGTATGCGGAAGCAAGGACGAATTTGAACAGATCGCCCGCGAGTATTTGGATTCCGCCCAGAACGCCTTCTTCATCGGGCGCACCTTGGACTATGCCGTTTGCCTGGAAGGCGCGTTGAAGCTGAAAGAAATCTCTTATATTCACGCGGAAGGCTTTGCCGCCGGCGAACTGAAGCACGGCCCGATCGCTTTGATCGAGGACGGCACGCCGGTTTTCGCCCTGGCCACCCAGGCCAGCGTCAACTTGAACATCCGCGGCAATGTCAAAGAGGTCGTCGCCCGGGGCGCAAATCCGTGCATCATCTCCATGGACGGCCTGGTCCAAGACGGGGACCGGTTCGTCCTGCCCGAAGTCCATCCGTTACTGACACCTCTTATCTCTGTCATTCCTTTGCAATACATCGCCTACTACGCCGCCCTGCACCGCGGCTGTGACGTGGATAAACCGCGCAACCTGGCCAAATCGGTGACGGTGGAGTAG
- a CDS encoding TetR/AcrR family transcriptional regulator, producing the protein MGRRHVFTKTELLDQTKQLLLEYGYEGFQLKMLSERLVGARSTIYQYYANKEEIVAACLRRVMEDVLHQANAVDETDCMKALQQLLTIYLKEAGFHQMLGFVHKINKTNSPATARDLEFVEQAHFLLKNQLERLFVRAREEGHVKPDIPLSAVIGVFLNLINTPNLMNIPLPQWSELLYRIFWEGAGNR; encoded by the coding sequence ATGGGAAGAAGGCACGTCTTTACAAAAACGGAGCTGCTGGACCAAACCAAACAATTGCTGCTGGAATACGGTTATGAAGGTTTTCAACTGAAAATGTTGTCGGAGCGCCTGGTTGGGGCAAGAAGCACCATTTATCAATATTATGCCAACAAAGAAGAAATCGTGGCCGCTTGTCTGAGACGGGTCATGGAGGACGTGCTGCATCAAGCCAATGCGGTGGACGAGACGGACTGCATGAAAGCGCTGCAGCAATTGCTGACGATCTATCTGAAAGAGGCGGGTTTTCACCAAATGCTCGGGTTCGTCCACAAAATCAATAAAACCAATTCTCCCGCGACGGCGCGAGATCTTGAGTTCGTCGAGCAAGCACATTTTCTTTTAAAAAATCAACTGGAGCGACTGTTTGTCCGGGCGCGGGAAGAGGGCCATGTCAAACCGGACATTCCGCTTTCTGCCGTGATCGGCGTCTTTTTGAACCTGATCAATACGCCCAATCTGATGAACATTCCTTTGCCGCAATGGAGCGAATTGTTGTATCGGATTTTTTGGGAAGGGGCGGGAAACCGCTAA
- a CDS encoding amidase, which translates to MIDYETYDGIGLRELVAKKEVHPKELVSAAVARIEALNPSLNAVVHKMYEKAMADAERIDPELPFAGVPFLLKDNTQAIEGGKLTHGSKLFRNYRAKQDSEYVKRLRRAGVLFLGQTNVPEFSLMGITEPKLYGPTRNPWNTDYTPGGSSGGSAAAVASGMVPIAGANDGGGSIRIPAAYCGLFGLKPTRGRTPVGPDYGRVWQGASVEHVLTKTVRDSALMLDLLKGPEKGGAFFVQDDPDSYLSQLEKPLPKNLKVAFSVKSPIGAKIHPECARAVEKAAAYLDKMGFIVEEKEAPVDGNKIESSYLMLYLGEVASTLKAVEGALGKKVKAGDVEPATWLLGMLGNVTSAAEFALSLREWDTAACQMENFFETYDFYMTPVTAFPPAKIGELAPTKGQEFLIRLAAAFHLGKLLKKMGIVDRLFEKSFERTPFTQLANLTGHPAMSVPLHKTEDGLPCGVQFIAARGKEGLLLRLAHLFEQSPLWIDLKENPYYSRKV; encoded by the coding sequence ATGATAGATTATGAAACATACGACGGAATCGGTTTACGGGAATTGGTGGCGAAAAAGGAAGTCCATCCAAAGGAACTGGTCTCCGCCGCCGTCGCCAGGATCGAAGCGTTGAACCCGTCGCTCAATGCGGTCGTTCACAAAATGTATGAAAAGGCGATGGCGGATGCCGAAAGGATCGATCCGGAACTGCCTTTTGCCGGTGTCCCCTTTTTGTTAAAAGATAATACGCAGGCCATCGAAGGCGGGAAGCTGACGCATGGATCGAAACTGTTCCGGAATTACCGGGCAAAACAAGATTCGGAATATGTGAAAAGATTGCGGCGCGCAGGCGTACTCTTTCTCGGTCAAACGAACGTACCGGAGTTTTCCCTGATGGGGATCACGGAACCGAAATTGTACGGACCGACAAGAAATCCTTGGAATACGGATTACACGCCGGGCGGATCCAGCGGAGGCTCGGCGGCGGCGGTCGCCTCCGGAATGGTGCCGATCGCCGGCGCCAATGACGGGGGCGGATCCATCCGGATCCCGGCCGCTTATTGCGGCTTGTTCGGATTAAAACCGACGAGGGGCAGAACGCCGGTCGGCCCCGATTACGGCCGGGTATGGCAAGGCGCCTCCGTCGAACATGTGCTTACAAAAACGGTCCGGGACAGCGCCCTCATGCTGGATCTATTAAAAGGACCCGAAAAGGGCGGAGCCTTTTTCGTGCAAGATGATCCCGATTCCTACTTGTCCCAATTGGAAAAACCCTTGCCCAAAAACCTCAAGGTCGCCTTTTCCGTAAAATCCCCGATCGGAGCAAAAATCCATCCGGAATGCGCAAGAGCGGTGGAAAAGGCGGCCGCCTATCTCGACAAAATGGGCTTTATCGTCGAAGAAAAAGAAGCGCCCGTGGACGGAAACAAAATCGAGAGCAGCTACCTGATGTTGTATTTGGGCGAGGTGGCTTCGACATTAAAGGCCGTGGAAGGCGCGTTGGGCAAAAAAGTGAAAGCCGGCGACGTGGAACCCGCCACTTGGCTGCTCGGAATGCTGGGGAATGTCACGAGCGCGGCGGAATTTGCCCTCAGTCTGAGGGAATGGGATACCGCCGCCTGCCAAATGGAGAATTTCTTCGAAACGTATGATTTCTATATGACACCGGTCACCGCATTTCCCCCGGCGAAAATCGGGGAACTGGCGCCGACAAAGGGACAAGAATTTTTGATCCGCCTGGCCGCAGCCTTCCATCTCGGCAAACTGTTGAAAAAAATGGGCATTGTCGACCGGCTCTTTGAAAAAAGTTTCGAACGGACACCTTTTACCCAGCTTGCCAACTTAACCGGCCATCCGGCGATGTCGGTCCCGTTGCACAAAACGGAAGACGGCCTTCCTTGCGGCGTGCAATTCATCGCGGCAAGAGGCAAGGAAGGCCTGCTGCTCCGACTGGCGCACCTGTTCGAACAATCGCCCTTGTGGATTGACTTGAAAGAAAATCCGTATTATTCCCGGAAGGTCTGA
- a CDS encoding ABC transporter permease, with translation MFLALKEMRHSKTRFLMIAVIYVLIAWLVFILSGLGNGLSTLAASTFLNMKADYVVFEQGSRASMSKSLLSGDLAEKLLELPNVEAASPMGIVMATAIKENGGSNEEKVDIAVIGIEPGSFLEPNVVEGTGLAADQPNYAIVNETMKEKGFKLGDTFQLDGSSQSLTIAGFVEDQTYNHITSVFVPIETWRKLAFAAPGSDKGLNNPVNAIMLQGKAIDPKFINEQLPGTETVTRAAAVQGIPGYKEERGTIFMMLGFLFVISAFIIGVFFYVFTMQKSNQFGIMKAIGAKNGFLCKSVISQVFVLSLSSIIVGILLTYGTAVIMPQDMPFHLDFKLVLTYSLILLAISLLSSLVSVRTITKIDPLKALGRME, from the coding sequence ATGTTTCTGGCATTGAAGGAAATGCGACACAGCAAAACCCGATTTCTCATGATCGCCGTCATCTATGTGTTGATTGCCTGGCTGGTGTTCATCCTATCCGGGTTGGGAAACGGGTTGTCTACGCTGGCGGCTTCGACGTTTCTGAACATGAAGGCCGATTATGTCGTTTTTGAACAGGGATCGAGGGCTTCCATGAGCAAGTCTTTGCTGTCCGGCGATTTGGCGGAGAAATTGTTGGAGCTGCCGAATGTGGAAGCCGCTTCGCCCATGGGAATCGTCATGGCGACGGCGATCAAGGAAAACGGCGGCTCGAACGAGGAAAAAGTGGATATCGCGGTGATCGGCATTGAACCGGGCAGTTTTCTCGAGCCGAATGTCGTTGAAGGTACGGGGCTTGCAGCTGATCAGCCGAACTACGCAATCGTCAATGAAACGATGAAAGAAAAAGGGTTCAAGCTGGGGGACACGTTTCAATTGGACGGTTCTTCGCAATCGCTGACCATTGCCGGTTTTGTCGAAGATCAGACGTACAACCACATCACTTCGGTGTTTGTGCCCATTGAAACGTGGCGCAAGCTGGCGTTTGCCGCCCCCGGATCGGACAAGGGGCTCAATAACCCCGTCAACGCGATTATGCTGCAGGGCAAAGCCATCGATCCGAAATTCATCAACGAGCAGCTGCCGGGTACGGAGACGGTAACCCGCGCCGCGGCGGTGCAGGGAATTCCCGGCTACAAAGAGGAGAGGGGCACCATCTTCATGATGCTTGGGTTTCTGTTTGTCATTTCCGCATTCATCATCGGCGTGTTTTTCTACGTCTTCACGATGCAGAAGTCCAATCAGTTCGGGATCATGAAAGCGATCGGCGCCAAAAACGGATTTTTGTGCAAATCCGTCATTTCCCAGGTATTCGTCTTGTCGCTCTCGAGCATTATCGTTGGCATTCTGTTGACGTACGGGACTGCGGTCATCATGCCCCAAGACATGCCGTTCCATCTGGACTTCAAGCTGGTGTTGACGTATTCCCTGATCTTGCTGGCGATCTCGTTACTGAGTTCCCTGGTATCCGTTCGCACGATCACCAAAATTGATCCGCTGAAAGCGCTCGGGAGGATGGAATAA
- a CDS encoding cupin domain-containing protein, with protein sequence MNPNYAHLYIPTQWPYPMSCYCPPYYDGWNWPPYAYGMQQHVRNDRIPPIELRDYGGKPFVVNIERAAEQNQNYRTALWTGKHLQVTLMSIEVGGDIGLEVHPNVDQFIRIEQGQGLVQMGKRKDRLDLERSVSEDDAIMIPAGTWHNVTNTGHVPLKLYSIYAPPEHPFGTVHRTKAEAMAAHRQWTASF encoded by the coding sequence TTGAATCCGAATTACGCCCATTTGTATATTCCCACGCAGTGGCCCTATCCGATGTCCTGTTACTGCCCCCCTTATTATGACGGGTGGAACTGGCCGCCGTATGCTTACGGGATGCAACAACATGTAAGGAATGACAGGATTCCTCCAATCGAATTGAGAGATTACGGCGGAAAACCGTTTGTTGTCAATATTGAGAGAGCCGCCGAGCAAAATCAAAATTACCGAACCGCATTATGGACAGGAAAACATTTGCAAGTGACGTTGATGAGCATTGAGGTAGGAGGAGATATCGGACTGGAAGTTCATCCGAATGTGGACCAGTTTATTCGTATTGAACAAGGACAGGGACTTGTGCAGATGGGAAAACGAAAAGACCGGCTGGATTTGGAAAGAAGCGTGTCCGAAGATGACGCCATCATGATTCCAGCTGGGACGTGGCATAATGTGACCAATACAGGGCATGTTCCCTTGAAGCTGTATTCCATTTATGCTCCGCCCGAGCATCCTTTTGGCACGGTTCACAGGACGAAAGCCGAGGCCATGGCCGCTCATCGGCAATGGACAGCGTCGTTCTGA
- a CDS encoding ABC transporter ATP-binding protein, with amino-acid sequence MTVTKGLQIVSVSKYYNEGSERITALDRVSLTVEPGEFVAVVGPSGSGKSTLLAIAGALLKPSEGEVIINGKRLSNLSDKQLSDIRLREVGFILQASNLVPYLNVLDQLLVVKRMAGKVREEDKAFAVKLLEELGLAAKMKCYPEELSGGEKQRTAIARAFVNDPSIILADEPTASLDTKRAHEVVSLIAREVKNRGKAAVMVTHDERLLAYCDKVYRMEDGKLSLAELASTH; translated from the coding sequence ATGACTGTGACCAAAGGTTTGCAAATCGTATCGGTATCCAAATATTACAACGAAGGCTCGGAGCGCATTACGGCATTGGACCGCGTCTCCTTGACGGTGGAACCGGGGGAGTTCGTCGCCGTGGTGGGGCCTTCCGGTTCAGGGAAAAGCACCTTATTGGCCATTGCGGGGGCCCTGCTGAAACCTTCCGAGGGCGAAGTGATCATCAACGGCAAACGCCTGTCCAACCTGTCGGACAAACAATTGTCCGATATCCGCTTGCGCGAGGTCGGCTTCATTTTGCAGGCTTCAAATCTGGTGCCGTACCTGAACGTGCTGGATCAGCTGCTTGTTGTGAAGCGGATGGCGGGCAAGGTTCGAGAGGAAGATAAAGCTTTTGCCGTAAAATTGCTTGAAGAGCTGGGGCTGGCCGCGAAGATGAAATGCTACCCGGAGGAGCTGTCCGGGGGCGAGAAACAGCGCACCGCCATCGCCAGGGCGTTCGTTAACGATCCTTCGATCATTTTGGCGGACGAACCGACGGCAAGTCTGGATACGAAACGTGCCCATGAAGTGGTCTCCCTGATTGCCCGTGAGGTGAAAAACCGCGGCAAAGCGGCGGTTATGGTTACGCACGACGAGCGGTTGTTGGCCTACTGCGACAAAGTTTACCGGATGGAAGACGGTAAATTGTCGTTGGCGGAATTGGCGTCAACTCATTGA
- a CDS encoding iron chaperone: MQYDAKTPKEYLELLDDDWRKEKLLIVRQFILENAPELEEGIQYKMLCYGSGSSKLFHLNAQKSYVSLYVGNIEKIENAKEFLTGLDYGKGCIRVKKSVDLHKSGLEDFVKKAIETWRAGGDTSC; this comes from the coding sequence ATGCAATACGATGCTAAAACCCCAAAAGAATATCTTGAACTGCTGGACGATGACTGGAGAAAAGAGAAGCTATTAATCGTAAGACAATTTATATTAGAAAATGCGCCTGAACTCGAGGAGGGCATCCAATACAAGATGCTTTGTTATGGCAGCGGGTCCTCCAAATTATTTCATTTGAATGCCCAAAAATCTTATGTGAGCCTGTATGTGGGCAATATTGAGAAAATCGAAAATGCCAAGGAGTTTCTGACCGGATTGGATTATGGAAAAGGGTGTATACGCGTCAAAAAGTCCGTTGATTTGCATAAAAGCGGGCTAGAAGATTTTGTGAAAAAGGCGATCGAGACTTGGAGGGCCGGCGGCGACACTTCCTGTTAG
- a CDS encoding DUF2179 domain-containing protein: MVKDILLVLLLQLIYVPILTLRTIFMVKNISALAAFMGFLEALIYVFGLSIVFSGEQSYIVMIVYAAGFGAGLFIGNYIEQKLAIGYTSLIVNLRDKNEELIRVLRENGYGVTVFVGEGRDSRRYRLDILTKRNKEKELLKLIEAYEPKAFIISYEPRRFKGGFIVSAMKKR, translated from the coding sequence ATGGTAAAAGATATCCTTTTGGTATTACTGCTGCAGCTCATTTATGTGCCGATCCTCACGCTGCGGACCATTTTCATGGTAAAAAACATAAGCGCTTTGGCGGCGTTCATGGGATTTTTAGAGGCGCTCATTTACGTGTTCGGATTATCCATCGTTTTCAGCGGCGAACAAAGCTATATCGTGATGATCGTCTATGCGGCCGGATTCGGGGCCGGACTGTTTATCGGCAACTATATCGAACAAAAATTGGCGATCGGATATACGAGTTTAATCGTCAATCTTCGGGATAAAAACGAAGAATTGATCCGGGTTTTAAGGGAAAACGGGTACGGCGTTACCGTTTTTGTCGGAGAAGGAAGAGACAGCCGGCGCTACCGGCTGGATATTTTGACCAAAAGAAACAAAGAAAAGGAACTGTTAAAACTGATCGAAGCCTACGAGCCGAAGGCGTTCATTATCTCCTATGAGCCGCGCCGGTTCAAGGGCGGGTTTATCGTCTCCGCCATGAAAAAAAGATAA
- a CDS encoding sigma-70 family RNA polymerase sigma factor has protein sequence MEHLELIRKAKTGDPESFEKLLSLYGDRLYRTAFLYAGNREDALDIIQETACKAFLAIGNLKEEKYFSTWLTRILLNAAYEFLRKRKRDIPFASVEKFSDGTESIRMESMDLVRAIQRLRKSYRDAIILFYYQDLPIKEVAKIMKVPEGTVKTYLKRGKEELKSILEGWEFDERRMAPGKI, from the coding sequence ATGGAGCATCTGGAACTGATCCGAAAAGCGAAAACGGGTGACCCGGAAAGCTTTGAAAAACTTCTGTCCCTATACGGCGACCGATTATACCGGACCGCTTTTCTTTATGCGGGCAACCGGGAAGACGCCTTGGACATCATTCAGGAGACGGCTTGCAAGGCCTTTTTGGCGATCGGGAACCTGAAGGAAGAGAAATATTTTTCCACATGGCTGACGAGAATTTTGCTGAATGCCGCCTATGAATTTCTGCGGAAAAGAAAACGGGATATCCCCTTTGCATCGGTTGAAAAATTTTCGGACGGGACGGAATCCATCAGGATGGAATCGATGGATTTGGTCCGGGCCATTCAACGATTGAGAAAGTCATACCGTGATGCCATTATTCTGTTTTACTATCAGGATCTTCCGATCAAAGAAGTGGCGAAAATCATGAAGGTCCCCGAAGGGACCGTCAAGACCTATCTCAAGAGAGGAAAGGAAGAATTGAAATCCATTTTGGAAGGGTGGGAATTTGATGAAAGAAGGATGGCACCTGGAAAAATATAA
- a CDS encoding Cof-type HAD-IIB family hydrolase, translated as MKKLIALDLDGTLLNRNSEISGENIRAIRDAQKHGMEVVIATGRAHFDVREIFKDTGIRTWVIAANGATIHDPEGKLFFSVPLDKDRAVEILAWLEREGYYYEVISDAAIFTPQNAREILAVEMDRLKSANPELDIEELKESAEKQYGQFGFSFISSYQDLLDPSIPVYNILAFSFDEEKLKKGKEKFKDCRDLTLVSSAKYNFELEHVEASKGKALHRLATELGIPMSETVAVGDSLNDCSMIAAAGTGIAMGNAAEEVKKIADEVTLTNDEHGVAHAIRRLLQEAGAEK; from the coding sequence TTGAAAAAATTAATCGCTTTGGATTTGGACGGCACCTTGCTGAACCGGAACAGCGAGATCAGCGGGGAGAACATCCGGGCGATCCGGGATGCGCAAAAGCATGGGATGGAAGTCGTCATCGCGACGGGGAGGGCCCATTTTGATGTTCGGGAAATCTTTAAAGATACGGGCATCCGGACATGGGTCATCGCCGCGAACGGGGCGACGATCCATGACCCGGAGGGGAAGCTGTTTTTTTCCGTCCCGCTGGATAAAGATCGGGCAGTCGAAATTCTGGCGTGGCTCGAACGGGAAGGCTATTATTATGAAGTGATCAGCGATGCCGCCATCTTCACGCCGCAAAACGCAAGGGAGATTTTGGCCGTCGAGATGGATCGGCTGAAAAGCGCCAACCCGGAACTGGATATCGAAGAGCTGAAGGAATCCGCCGAAAAACAATACGGGCAATTCGGATTTTCCTTCATTTCTTCCTATCAAGATCTGTTGGATCCTTCGATTCCGGTCTACAATATCCTCGCCTTTTCTTTTGACGAAGAAAAGCTGAAAAAAGGCAAGGAAAAATTCAAGGATTGCCGTGACCTGACCTTGGTCTCATCCGCCAAATACAATTTTGAATTGGAGCATGTCGAGGCTTCCAAAGGGAAGGCGCTGCATAGGCTCGCAACGGAATTGGGGATTCCCATGAGCGAAACCGTAGCGGTCGGGGACAGCCTGAATGACTGCTCGATGATCGCCGCGGCAGGAACGGGGATCGCCATGGGGAACGCCGCGGAGGAAGTGAAAAAAATCGCCGATGAAGTGACCTTGACGAACGACGAACACGGGGTGGCGCACGCGATCCGCAGGCTGCTGCAAGAAGCCGGGGCGGAAAAATAA
- the erm gene encoding 23S ribosomal RNA methyltransferase Erm yields MRKQNKRNRKIRKSLEWPNPSGQHLLHNKRIIHDLVQMANLTPNDIVLDLGAGKGALTFPLAEKAGKVIAVEYDPRFAAILKKKAEAYPNIKIIQQDILMFHLPKEPFVVVAGIPYAITTPIMKMLLHHPANSLQRAVIVMEKGAAKRFTSYPVTNPVILKWRMWFDLEYAMEISRENFSPPPRVDSAGLIIRRKEKPGIPCKDHDSFLGLAEYALKYPQLPLDEALKGVFTPPQITRLVQNLGVDRKMAVCWLNEIQWATVFHTMVRYVPRPCWPKAKKYKDR; encoded by the coding sequence ATGAGAAAGCAAAATAAACGGAACCGTAAAATTCGTAAAAGCCTGGAGTGGCCCAATCCTTCCGGCCAACATCTTTTGCACAACAAGCGGATCATTCATGACTTGGTTCAAATGGCAAATTTGACTCCGAATGACATCGTACTGGACCTTGGAGCGGGGAAAGGGGCGCTGACGTTTCCGCTGGCGGAGAAAGCGGGAAAGGTGATCGCCGTAGAGTATGACCCCCGCTTTGCGGCGATCCTGAAGAAAAAAGCGGAAGCTTATCCCAATATTAAAATTATCCAGCAGGATATTTTAATGTTTCATCTGCCTAAAGAACCTTTTGTCGTCGTCGCCGGCATCCCGTATGCGATTACGACGCCAATCATGAAGATGCTCCTTCATCACCCTGCCAATTCCTTGCAAAGAGCCGTGATCGTGATGGAAAAAGGGGCGGCCAAACGCTTCACCTCTTATCCTGTGACGAATCCGGTGATTTTGAAGTGGCGGATGTGGTTTGATTTGGAATATGCAATGGAAATTTCCCGTGAGAACTTTTCTCCTCCGCCAAGGGTGGATTCCGCCGGCTTAATCATACGGAGGAAGGAGAAGCCTGGCATCCCCTGCAAGGATCATGACAGTTTTTTAGGGTTGGCCGAATATGCCTTGAAATATCCGCAGCTGCCCTTGGACGAAGCGTTGAAAGGGGTGTTTACCCCTCCGCAAATCACCCGCTTGGTCCAAAATCTCGGTGTTGATCGAAAGATGGCCGTTTGTTGGCTGAATGAAATCCAATGGGCGACCGTTTTCCATACGATGGTCCGTTATGTTCCGCGTCCGTGCTGGCCAAAAGCCAAAAAGTACAAAGACCGCTGA